A single region of the Salvia miltiorrhiza cultivar Shanhuang (shh) chromosome 8, IMPLAD_Smil_shh, whole genome shotgun sequence genome encodes:
- the LOC130998559 gene encoding uncharacterized protein LOC130998559, translating into MARTSGNRRPPADEKSDSEATQSMGNRNRNRNDVNTLAYVLAQALRGVLPQQPHQPQAEGGNGVVAQFRSMAPPILRGNEGPLGTEEWMRQMERIFNYMRCRDDLKVTCAAFQLTDDAGHWWESETAALTEEQMRAITWRTFKEKVMGKYFPRAFRKQKEIELMNLEQGNMTILEYERKFTQLGRFAPHLVDTDEKKAWRFENGLRPEIGGHLAALNITSYSEILERAQAVASRLKLDNSVVRPQHTGEKRHWDDRDKMKNSQSEKKPRSNVGDDQDLAPHKPLCPRCQCYHFGECKSGENVCFRCHKGGTWR; encoded by the coding sequence ATGGCCAGAACAAGTGGTAACAGGAGACCTCCGGCAGACGAAAAATCTGATAGCGAAGCCACTCAATCGATGGGAAATAGGAATCGAAATCGAAATGATGTTAATACGCTGGCCTACGTGCTTGCACAAGCACTGAGAGGAGTATTGCCTCAGCAACCGCATCAACCTCAAGCAGAAGGTGGAAATGGAGTAGTAGCTCAATTTCGAAGCATGGCACCGCCAATTCTAAGAGGGAATGAAGGACCCTTAGGAACCGAGGAGTGGATGCGCCAgatggaacgcattttcaactacATGCGTTGCAGGGACGACTTGAAAGTGACATGTGCAGCCTTCCAACTAACAGACGACGCAGGACACTGGTGGGAGTCGGAAACTGCTGCCCTTACTGAAGAGCAGATGAGAGCCATCACCTGGAGAACGTTCAAGGAGAAAGTAATGGGAAAGTATTTCCCAAGGGCTTTTCGCAAACAAAAGGAGATAGAGCTCATGAACTTGGAACAAGGAAACATGACCATTTTGGAATACGAGCGGAAATTTACCCAACTAGGCCGTTTTGCTCCCCACTTGGTGGACACCGATGAAAAGAAGGCTTGGAGGTTTGAGAATGGGTTACGTCCTGAGATTGGAGGGCACTTAGCAGCTCTAAACATCACATCATACTCGGAAATCTTAGAACGAGCCCAAGCAGTCGCATCACGCCTGAAACTGGACAACTCTGTGGTTCGACCTCAACATACTGGAGAAAAGAGGCACTGGGATGATCGAgacaaaatgaagaactcccaGTCAGAAAAGAAACCAAGGAGTAATGTGGGAGACGACCAAGATTTGGCGCCGCACAAACCTCTTTGTCCACGTTGTCAGTGTTACCATTTCGGAGAGTGCAAATCTGGCGAGAACGTATGCTTCCGATGTCACAAAGGAGGCACATGGCGATGA
- the LOC130996841 gene encoding subtilisin inhibitor CLSI-I-like, with product MAEKHNQPKEAPQGESGNQPGKTAWPEVVGLTTEVAEKKIKEEVATGTQVHVVPSDSFVTMDFRTDRVRIFIDSSGKVVRPPKIG from the exons ATGGCTGAGAAACACAACCAACCAAAAGAGGCTCCTCAAG GAGAATCCGGAAATCAACCGGGAAAAACAGCATGGCCAGAAGTCGTTGGGCTCACCACTGAAGTAGCAGAAAAGAAGATAAAGGAAGAGGTCGCCACCGGCACACAAGTCCACGTGGTGCCTTCCGATTCGTTTGTGACAATGGATTTTCGCACGGATCGGGTTCGGATCTTCATCGATTCCTCCGGCAAAGTTGTTAGACCACCAAAGATTGGTTGA